The DNA region AAAAATCAAATGCATGTGCATTGAAATAGATTAATGACATTGTCTTCAGAAAGCAATGACAATACAACATACAAttccaaacaaatgaaaaacaaCTCCTCAAAGTTTACATTACAATTCCCAATTACAACATATAACTACGTAGTGGATGAGTTCCACTCATTAAACATCTCAGTTGCCAATTGCTTCTTCTAAGTACTCTACACATTTGATGTTTGAATCTAAAAGATATGATCAGCATCATCATTATGGTTGTCACTAACCGTTTCATTCAGTTGGTCTTCCATGGGATCAAAAGCCATCTCTCCTAATAAAATTATGCAGTAGACAACAagcaattataattatattgtgCACCCTAACAAGATAAAATGACGGAATCCTAAGAATACCCCCATCGTATCTTAATTAAGCCGAAACACCTCTCAATAACATTACGAACATATGCATGTCTCAAATTGAAAAGCTCATCATCATTTTTCGGTCAATGTCTTTGACACCACTCATTAAGATGATACCTTTGATCTCTAAAGAGTGTCAAAAATCCCTCACAGTTTGTATAATCAGTATCAACGAGATAATAACAACCTAGATTCAAAAAGATGCTAGAAAAAACCTATATTACTTTGTATATTATTAAGCTTATCTTTTAATATTATGAATGTTAAAAACATTATTAAACTCACCAGTTGGCAAACATTATTAAACTCACCAGTTGGCACCCTAAGTCCATGTTGCCTAGAAAGAGCATCTCGTAATACTCTCCCATCAACTGCAGAACCCTCCCATCCAGGAAGAACATATGTGAATTGCATATCTGGAGTACACACGTCTAACACATTTGTTGCTATGTCACTTTTACGAGTTCTGTATCTAGGCCTATCAATCTCGGGCACTCTAATTTTGATATAAGTCCCGTCTAGAGTACCTAAACAGTTCTACATGAATCAAAATATTCTGTTAGCACCATATTAGCTCCTTAATTTGACAAAATTTGGCATTTGTTTGGGTACCTTAAACCACTTTCAACGTTGGTTCTGTGAGATAACAGCTATTGGTTGCAGCTTCTTATACAAATGAGATTGTAAACGTAATGTTGATTTGAGAACATTGTGGAAATATCAGTTTACAGTTTCACCCGATCTACCAAACTAGTGTTTAATGACTCTATTCTTGAAATGATGagccaaaatatataaaaacattGCGACTTGCTTATCAACATGCATATTTCTTCTACTTTTCAAACCCCCAATTTCTTGAAGCATATGAtacaatttgaaaaatgcattcCTCTCCATCCTAAGTTGTTTAGTGCAAGTCACGCTATCCGCATACACAGGCCTCCTAATATGATCCCTCCTGACATAATAGTTTAACTTGTACGACATAATCCTTGACTTAGGACCATATAGAGCGActaattctaataatattcCCATCAAACTCCTTACTATAATACACATTTGAATACAAACAGTTAAAGCAACAACTTTCCTCTTCTTGCTCTTACTCTGCAAACTCAAGCGATCCATAACTGCAAAATGGATTAGGAGGATATTATAGTGAAGTAGTCGATTTTCTTTGCATTATCAAGTAAGAATTACTGTAGTCATAAGAGCTAACAAAAATTCCATTTTCGACAACATGAAATCACTTCCACGTGCCAACTACTCAACCAAGAGATAAATAAACTAATTCAACCAAAAGAGAAATCAATACCATTTACCAACAGAACGTTTAACCATCTGTCACAGGATGCAAAATTCATATCCACACGCCAACAGCTCAATCGAATTCAACCAATTCCATTTGCCATCAACTAATACAGAAATCACTTCCATAAAATTGCCTCAATCATCCAACAGATAACCAAGGATCAAACCTAAAAAATCACTCTGGATGCTCAGCAACAACACAAATCAGACAGAGACAGATTCTCTGCCGTCTTTCACACAAAACCCTTGACTGATTCTCTCACtacactttctctctctctctctttaacGATAGCGGATCCGTAGAGGGGGAAGACGAAGAAAAATCAACCACGAAAACAAAGACCCAGTAAAAGCATAAGAAGAACAGTAAGAGTGGCCCGCTATTGCTTGCAGAAAACGAACAAGATAAAGGAAAGGGGTTTCAATtcaacagagagagagagagagagtgggaaAAGCTTAACTGAGGGATGATTAATGCTaatggaggaaaaaaaaacaaaaacgaTTCGGTCAATCAAAAGATTAAGAATTTGTAAAGGAAAAATGGAACTTTTATGGGCGAATTTGTTGAACGGAGACTTCCTGGACGAAGACGACGACGAAGAAGAATCTCACAGAAGAAAGGAACAGTTCTATGAGACGGATGAATCGACAGAAAAAATGAGAGGAATTAATGACAAAATGCCGCTGGAGCTTTGCTAGGGTTTCAGATGTTCTTCAGAAAGGGAAATGTCAAGCACTATGTAGGATTTTAATGGGATGGCATGCGATTGTAATTAGTGAAAGAAGATGAGGGTATTTTTGTCCTTTCACGTCCATTTCCGGATCCGAAAATCCCAATCTTAACCGTGTTGGGGGCACCCATATTCCGCATATAAACCGGGTAAGTCTTCCGAGTCGGAATAGTTATTCCGCATTCCGTTGAGTATGTGTTGATATTTGTAGGGAGAGGtgttaatgaaaaaaaattaattcaacttttaagaaaattttggtGGAAAATAAGAGAACTGATAATTTGAATTGTGAAAGTTTGGAATTGGGAAATTATTAGGAAGGGGATTTCAAGAATTTCAAGTTTGAGGACTTTGGGAATTTTAtgccttgtttggtttgtgagtataattttaaaatcacaactttaacttaattctacccacaacaaaacaaaataactcatacaaagtcaaagagtagaccccatttataccacttttttccacaacaaaacaacataattcatacaaaatcaaagggtggatcctatttataccactatttttcaaaatcaaaatctgattttaaaattctactatgaaaccaaacgcagtgTTAAGCTTTTGCGAAGTTGGAATTTTGTGGGAAATATTTGGGTATGTATTGATATTTATAGGAAGACGTGTTAATGACAaatattaattcaatttttcaaaaaattttatttgcatATGGCAACAAGAGAGAGAGTTATTTGCAACagctctttcttcttcttgttttttttctttacaaaataagtaattaagaAAAGCCGACAATTGCTGGTGGGTGGGTTGAGGGTGCCATGCATGCAGCCGCCATTGGCTGGGGCCCCACCCTTTAAGTACCTACGCAAAAGGACCAGTCTCGAGGTTGGGGCCTCCTATAATGAAGCGGGGGCGGGGCTAGGGTCCTCTCTGTGATACATGTGCAGAGGCAACACTCGAGAAGGCCCCTACATTGGAGATggtcttatatatattaatataaattgaatACGTATATTCGGGATGAAACGGTTAACTGCAAtttctaatttaaaaattacaaccgttcaattcgattaattcagtaTGGTTTTGcattttggaatttttttgcGCAGCCATACTACCTGCCTATTTAAATCGGGTATCCTACTTTTGCCTCCACCCTACCTGTCTGATCGTCCTTACCCAATTCCTTGTTATCACTTGTTGCAGTTGACTCTCATATCCTGCCTTGCGCTCTTGTCGTGGGTGAAGTGACCTCCAACTCAAAGCTAAAGCTATTAGCAGAGACCAAAACCCTAACTAGTACTCTCAGGGTAAGTCTCCGGCGGGGGATTCTCAGTTAAAAGGACTCAACACATGGTTGTCTACTTCTTCTAATCTGTTCGTTTCTGGCTTGTATATGCAGCAGACCTTTGTTTTCCCATACTGCTCTTGAGTCTTCTTGGACACTATCTAGGCGTGTGCATGGATGTTGGGTATACCCGAAATCTATTGGAACCCACCCGTCAGAATAAGGTCTGGATAACTACAATTGAAAATGGGATAGAATCCCGGTAATAAATCAGATAATCGGTGAAAACATGTTCCGATCCCAATTCCAGCGTATGGGGTACCAAGAATCGGTAAATAgaaccttttatttttttcattttgtatttACATATCTGTATATCTGTATATGTAGtatacataataaaaagaattctaaatttgaaaaaagaaaatcagaaaAACTATTCATAACCCTAAAATCCCTAATCTGTCATTCtacccttctctctcttcgaaCGACGGTCCCGACTACGAGGCCTTTGTCGCTCCGCCTCCGCTGCTCTGTTCCTCTCCGTTGGACCTCTGCTCTTCTGCTCCTCGCCTCCATCCATTCGTCGCTCCACGGCTCGTCGCCGCCAATCGAGATTCGAGACCGGCGCAAGCTTCTCCTGCTACGAGCTGTTCCTGCCACGAGCTGCAGTGCACCAACGTGAGCTGTTCTGCTGGACGTCTTGTTCTACCTCAAGCTGTTGTTAGCCTCAGCCCATCGTGAGCTGCTGCCCCCTCACCAATTACCCAGCACTTCCTTGTGTTGCTCGAATTTCTTCTGTTGCCCACTACTAGTGAATTGCTCTGCCCTGCTTATCTTTTTATTGTTGGAACCTTATTTGATTTGCCTCGTCTGTTTAGGTGTTGTTGAACCTTTGAATATATCATCAATTGATCTGATTAATTTGCCCAAATGGTTTGTGGATGGATGAATGTATTTCAACGCTCAGCAATTTTGCCAAATTGCGGatgagatattttttatttcctttaatTCAGTTAATGTGtttaaagaggaaaaaaatttacctGTCGGAACAGGTTCCGGGACTAGGTCCCAACTGGGTAGTGTCCGGTTCCaaaaattttgaacttttcctctaggtagggtccgggtagcataaaaaaaaaaaaagaagtatcCGGACCCACACACCGCTATCTATCGGTTACAAAGTTGCAATCTTTTTCTCAGATGGTGTCTCGGTTCTTAATTTTTGTCGTGGAAATGAATGTTCTGATCTATTCTGGATGCGacagttctttttttttttttttccctgggGCAGAAGTTTCCGTTCCTCTCAGTTATGCAACAGTGATTTTGCTTCGGTTTATTATTATAGAACCACCTGTACTGCCTGAGCTTCGTAATCTGCAGTTGAGCTGGTTCGAAGTTATAATTTCGAAGTTTTGGGGATTGTTCATGTGTAAACTCACCTAATCAATTATCCCTGTTCTTTGCTTAGATAATCTATTCACACGCTGTGTATCAGCCTGTCAGGGTGAAAAGCTCCTTCTGTACTTTCTCAAGCTTATGGCGAAGTCGTTGTCAAGTCTACTCCTGAGGGGCGTTGCCGGATTCCCAGCTGCTCGATCCAGTAGAATTGTAAGCTCACCAGGCTCTTCTTTAATGACTGTTAGTTCTTGCTGACGAGCAATGATGGGGGACCTCTTGATGAAGTAACATGTAAAGTGATTATATGTCAAAGTCTGTATCTGTAGATTTTTAGGTGTTAATCTCTTTTATTAGCAGTACGAGGTTTGCTGGTGAAAAATGTAGATCTAGAGAGCAGTTGCAAAGAGGCATACAAAGTGCTTTAGTGCAGTGTAATTGATAATTTATTCTTCTCCATAAGGTTATCCACTATCACCCAATAACGATTTCCAACAATTAGTAGGTATGTGGAACCTTAAACCAGAGTGGAGCGAGATACTTTGCGACTGTGCCCAATGACCCCGATACACACGACGATTTCAAACCGACAAATAAGCTTGAGAACTCTAGCATCTCTTTGGCAGATATTGTTCAGCAGGTAATGTGATATTTCAATTCTTTGTTATCTAGTGAGCCTCATATCTTGTGAACCCGgctattaaatatttaatatcaTCGCCTTCCTTTTGTTCCTATTATATAGGATGTCAAGGACAATCCTGTGATGATTTACATGAAAGGAGTTCCGGAATTCCCTCAGTGTGGGTTCAGCTCGCTTGCTGTGAGAGTGTTGAAACACTACAGTAAGTGTCAAGATGTCCATTTGCACtgaatttctttatattcttgttatttatttatttatttattttttacccCTTGTGATCAGCTCATGCAAGTATTAGTACTCATCCTAAACCGCATGATAATTGACTTGGCATGGTATATCGGGTGATAAATTTAGCTACCGGAAGTTATCACGTGTTAGAGTTCACTTCTTCAATTATAACATCTCCCAGAATTATTCCTGCTATGACCTTCAACTTGTTTAACTGAAAAGAATATCAACATGATAGATCGGAGTCCATTGGAAATAATTTGAATGTAATTGGGTTAATTTATGGTATTGGGAACATTCGTTTCAATCACATAAACTGTTATAATTTTCTACTTAAGATGtgatatataaagttgtatcaaTTCAATGATGGTTTTCTTTATGACCATGGCACCTGCAGATGTCCCTCTGAGTGCTAGGAATATCTTAGAAGATCCTGAACTGAAAGCTGCAGTGAAATCGTACAGGTAAATTGGGTGGTTCATCGTTATCATATAAAGTAGTAAATTTTTAGCTGCTCTCTTCTTTGTTTGCCTTAAAGGAATAAGACATCATGTTCAGTTATGATCTCGGTACCACATTAGTTCTGtcattttttggaaaattctCCATCACAATTCCCACAAGGAGAATTTTCTGAGCATAATTTATTCATGCTGTTGTTGCATATTGAGATTCGTCCGAAAGGATCAGTCATCGTTATGCTGTTTTATGCTCGcttcttgtaattttttaataaaatggtGGTTCTTGTGCTTTAATCATTCTTCTTGAATTGGCTGTGGAGGAAAAAGTCACTCTAATGCTGAGAACTCTGCCTCGAGCACATTGCATTTCACCTGAATGGCAATGGTGTTTTCAATTTGGAAGAGGATCTGCCTTTCAAGTTTATTACTGTTACATCACTCCTGTGGCTTAGTTGGCCACCtatgtttaattattttctggAGAAACTCAGAGCACAATAGTTTTTCTCTTAGCTCATAATCTCCTCTACGCAGCCACTGGCCCACATTTCCTCAGATATTCATTCAGGGGGAGTTCATTGGAGGCTCGGATATCATCATGAACATGCACCAGGTCAGTGTGCATCATTGAgagatcttttttttcattactgTTTGCTAAACCTGGTGTTTTTGTCGTTTGTAGTCTGGAGAACTGAAGGAAAAGCTCAAGGATATCGCAGCCAACCGAGACAAGACTGCTTAAACTAATCGATATGCGAGGGGGACCAGTGATCTAGCGGTACTGCTGCCCGAATTGGTCTGCTACTTGAAGTTTTTGCAAGATGGATTACTGTGTTTACTTGCAGATTGAAGCAATAAATGCCCTTCGAACAGATTCTAGAGCACAGTACAGCAGTCTATATTTCTGTATGTGTTGATATAGTTTGAGAGGCACAGAATATTGCTGCGGGTCCGATTTCTTGCATAATAACTAAAGAGAGGCCAAATCTACAGTCATATTATTATTGCTAATGTGTAGTTGATATATCCATTTCTGACTACAATAAGACACACCCAAGATTTTATTTGACGTTTACAACACGAGATAGGAGACTGTTGAAGGTCGACTCTTAAGACTGCAGTAGTACATATCCTTCTGAACTCTAATATGGTCCCTTCAACTTCACTATTCTGTCATCTCACAGCCCATCAGCTCTATCATCTGCTTAAAACTTAGAATTCCTGTGTTTCAATCATGAACGCGAACCATCGAGCCCAAGCCTGGCAGTGACCCAGCTGCAGACATCACTCATCTCTTTTGGAACCGTGTAGTGACCGAGCCTGCGTATTTAATACAGATAAGCATCTAAAAGCAATCCATGGCTATCTCCGGGTGGAGCTAGAGAGTTATGTGATCTGTTACCCGTCGTAGGACTTGAATGTGAGATATCGGAATCCCGCTGAACTCAAGTTGCGGGCAGACTTCTCTCCGTGGATATAGGGCACTGTATCATCACCTGCAAAACATTACCAATCACTTTTCCGGAATTTTTCAGTTCCAAGACTGCTTCACTTTTCGGCTCCTCTGTTCTTATTTTTCACGTTAGTGATAGAACATCGAGGGGTGGAAACATAGTTTTCAGCCATCGGATTGACTGAAATTACATCCATCAATTCTCCGGAATGGACTGCCTGGGGGGATCAGCCCAAGAAAATGGTCTCATGAGATATCAGGCTGTAAAGAGAGGGATGAAACTTACAGGTTCCATGAGAAAGCAAGAGGGGCAAGGAAGCAGCTCGCCTTGTGGCCTCGTTCGAGCTTTCCATTCTGTTCCGCAAGCTTCTACTTAGACAATAAAATGTTAAACATTGGCCTTGGACTGCATTGGATACATCtcaaaaagtaaatggatACATGTCAAACAATCACCTTGAACCAGGAAGCCAACCACTCAGACCCATGACAGCCCTAAGGTTGATCGGGTACGGGATGCCGTTCACATATCGACCGCTTGCCCAACAAACAGCTGAATAAAGAGCTGTTGCAGCTCCCATGCTAAATCCTCCAATCCCAACTTTaactgtaaaaaaaaagaaactttcaTAAACCTAAAGGCTATTGAATTTCGGAGACAACTTTACGTTTTCGACTTTTCCCAAAAACAGAACAATTTTCATGTCTCTGCTGCAGCATTCTGAATATTAACCGTAAAATTCTCACTTGGGCCTAGAAAAATTTGAGCCAATCTGCAATCCAAAAGTttaagctgataggttgcATGACCCAATCCTCATATAAACTTATGGTTTCTCTCCTAATTTTTTAGTGTAGGACATCTCAACACCAGCCTTCACATGGCAGCATATGGTCCAGCACGtgccacgtgcccttaaaAACGCGCCCTCAACAACTGACTATGAGTTGGGCatcctcttccgtgctcgggtgAGGGACTAGCCTCGAGTTTCATACCcgggcctaactagaggtACATTTTTAGCTACCTCGGAATTGGACCGGGCCATTCTCGGGCCTAACTAGCATAAGGCGCACTATTGGTTACCTCGAAATTGACgcgtg from Punica granatum isolate Tunisia-2019 chromosome 3, ASM765513v2, whole genome shotgun sequence includes:
- the LOC116201226 gene encoding monothiol glutaredoxin-S15, mitochondrial; translation: MAKSLSSLLLRGVAGFPAARSSRIVCGTLNQSGARYFATVPNDPDTHDDFKPTNKLENSSISLADIVQQDVKDNPVMIYMKGVPEFPQCGFSSLAVRVLKHYNVPLSARNILEDPELKAAVKSYSHWPTFPQIFIQGEFIGGSDIIMNMHQSGELKEKLKDIAANRDKTA